A segment of the Leptospiraceae bacterium genome:
ATCAAGTTTTCATCATTAAGAGGCTCTCGTAAACGTAGGCATTCTGAATAATCTATTGCTAATTCTAATTTTTGACAAAGAACTAAAGCTTTAGATATTTTTAATAGATTTTCATTTTTTTCCGGATGTAATGAGTGATAACGAATTAAAAGATTCGAATATTTTTCATACTCTTTTTCCACTAAATAAATTCGTTTCATTAAATTAAATACTGGAATTAAAAAATGTTTTTGATCAAAATTTTGTTTTAATAGAGCAATAGCAGCTGTATTACTTCCATTCTTATGCAGTTTAGTTGCTTCAAGAAGTATATGTTTTTCTTCTTCAGTAAGAGAAGGATTCGTTACTTTTTTTCGCTCATTAAATTGAATGGCTAACAAAGATAAGTCGTCTTTTAGGACTCCTATATTTCTAATTTCATCTACCATTTTTTCAATATGGCCATTTGATTTTTCGACAATTTTTAGAAATAAAGTTTCGTCGTCATTTACGTCATCTGTGCCTTTTAAAATAATATCATCCCGACCGTCTGAACCAGCTATTAATGTATCTCCATCTTTCAGTTCAAATAGTAAAACGTGAACACTATTGAATTCTTTTTCTGGAGTTCCAATTTTCGTTAAATGATTATCTCCCTGAATAAAAGATGCAATTCCGTCGCGGTATAGAACAGGCCAAGGATGTTCTGCATTTAAGAAAAATGCTACTCCATTTTCCTCATCAATCAAACCTATTATTGCTGAAATTAGCATTGTCCCGTCAAAAGTAGTAAATAACTCATCCAAATCAAAATATAAATTCTTTAGCCAGACTTCTGGTTGGTGAGAAAGAGATTTGCCTAATTTGTTACGGATCAATGCGGCTTTAACAGACGTTCCGAAAATTAATGCTCCTCCTGCTCCTTGAATAGATTTTCCCATAGCATCCGCATTCACAAAGAATAAATAATTTCGATTATTCAGTTTGATGTTATCTGTAATACAAATATCTCCACCGAGCTCAGCTTCCCACTTTCTAAAAGTAAATTTCTTAAATTGTTTAATTAGAAAGTCTGATTTAATATTTTTTTCTTCTGCTTCTCCTTTCGATTGAAGTGGAGTCAATAATAGAGATGTTAAAAAATAGTCACCGTCCTGTTTTACTTTTAATTCCTGAACTTCTTGGAGTGTTTCAGATAGTTCAGCAGTTCGTTGAGTTACTTTGGTTTCAAGAGATGCATTTAATTGAACAAGTTCTTCCTGACTTTGTTTTCGATTCTCAATCATAGTGTTAAATTGGCGTGTAATATGACCTAATTCATCGTCATAATGACTTTCCACTTTATGATTTAAATTATCCTTTTTAATTTCCTCTATACCTTTTAACAAGTTCATCAAAGGTTTTGATAAATTAAAATAAACAAATATAAATAAAATGAATATCGTTATCGCTGAGGTTACTACAACGTAACCGGCAGAGAGATAATTTATCTCTTTCATTGAATCTAAAATATCTTGCGTATAGACACCTGAACAAATTATCCAGTCCCATGCCCAGTAGTATTTTGCATAAGACGTTTGCGGTTCAAAAATAAGGGGGCTGTATTTGGATTGCCATATATAACTTACAAATGCTTCTGAATCTCTTTGCGAATTTAACACCAAATCATAAAAAATTGCTTCTCCTTTTGGTCCTTTTGTATCCATCATGTATTGCCCTTCTAGTTCAGGTTTGAGTGGATGCATTACCATTTTTCCTTTTCCATCTAATATGAAAAAATACTCTGTTTTATCATACCTCATATGACGAAGGTTTTTTATAATGAGTGCTTTTGCTTCTTCGATAGTTTTCGGTTCAGCAGGATCATTTTTCCAAGATTGTTTCCTTAGACCTCTTTCATAATGATCTACTAAAGAAGCTACTGAATTGACTACTGCTTTTAATTTTCCTCTTCGTTCTTCTAATTTTCCGGTTTCTAAAAGGGGAAGGACTTTTACGAACAAAATAACTGAGAAAAGCAGAATAATAAAAAGTCCGAGGAAGTTCACCTTTTTACGAAGTGAAAGTTGTGACAGAGTGTTTAATGATAAGATATTTGTCTTAGTTGAATTCATTATTTCCCTTCCTTAGTCCATTGTTTTAAAAGTTCTTCATATGCAATTGTTACAGGAGTTTCTCTTTCCTTTATTTCTGGTCTTGGTGATCCAGGTTGTGAAAACCAATAACTAGGTTCTCGTTTTGGATTTAATTTTGGAGCATAAGCTTTTAATTTTACTTTGGACATTAGATCGTCTTGTTCTTCTGCCAAATTATCCATCGCTTGTTGGGGAGTAAATTCTCCAGTAATTGCTTTTGCTACATTTTTCCACCAAAGGGCAGAAAGTCCTGAGTAATAAGGAACATTTGGTCCGCTATCAGTCCATTTTTTTCCATCTTTAGAGCGGTAAAACTCTATTAGCCCGCCATAGTCTTCTAAACGTTCTGAAAGATATTTCGAGTTAATTGTAGATTTTCGAATTGGCGTCCCACCAACTGAGAATTTTTTTAAGTCAACCGTTTTGGATACAGCAAACTGTGCCCACAACCATGCCATTTTTTTCTGTCTTCTGGAACATTTTTTGGAATTGTCCAACTACCGGCATCTTGGTAACCGACCTTCATTCCTTCTTCCCAGTATTTTCCATGTGGGGTAGGGGCTACTCGCCATTTTGGTTTTCCGAATTTATCGCATACTGGACTATCGGCACTATGAAAACGTGCATCAGATAACCAAGTGATGTACATAAAAATTTGTTGAGCCA
Coding sequences within it:
- a CDS encoding cache domain-containing protein, with protein sequence MNSTKTNILSLNTLSQLSLRKKVNFLGLFIILLFSVILFVKVLPLLETGKLEERRGKLKAVVNSVASLVDHYERGLRKQSWKNDPAEPKTIEEAKALIIKNLRHMRYDKTEYFFILDGKGKMVMHPLKPELEGQYMMDTKGPKGEAIFYDLVLNSQRDSEAFVSYIWQSKYSPLIFEPQTSYAKYYWAWDWIICSGVYTQDILDSMKEINYLSAGYVVVTSAITIFILFIFVYFNLSKPLMNLLKGIEEIKKDNLNHKVESHYDDELGHITRQFNTMIENRKQSQEELVQLNASLETKVTQRTAELSETLQEVQELKVKQDGDYFLTSLLLTPLQSKGEAEEKNIKSDFLIKQFKKFTFRKWEAELGGDICITDNIKLNNRNYLFFVNADAMGKSIQGAGGALIFGTSVKAALIRNKLGKSLSHQPEVWLKNLYFDLDELFTTFDGTMLISAIIGLIDEENGVAFFLNAEHPWPVLYRDGIASFIQGDNHLTKIGTPEKEFNSVHVLLFELKDGDTLIAGSDGRDDIILKGTDDVNDDETLFLKIVEKSNGHIEKMVDEIRNIGVLKDDLSLLAIQFNERKKVTNPSLTEEEKHILLEATKLHKNGSNTAAIALLKQNFDQKHFLIPVFNLMKRIYLVEKEYEKYSNLLIRYHSLHPEKNENLLKISKALVLCQKLELAIDYSECLRLREPLNDENLIHLAKVYKLGGNYHIALRRVEEALKINSSSEEGIALKESIKNFLYQADAGNVERNALEISKFDY